CTGGGGGTTGCGCTCATGGTTATCTCGTACTTGAAGAGTCTATTGTTTCGTATAAATGCTCAGAAAAATTTTATGGTGAATTCGATGATGGGATAATATGGAATGATAGGGACATTGGTGTAGATTGGCCATTGTCTTTAATAGGAGGAGAAGAAAATCTTATTCTTGCCGAAAAAGACATGAAGTTACAAACTTTCAAAGAATTTACGGATAAATATGGGGGTCTGAACTTCTAATCACAAGGCGATGAAATGAAACCATCGGATGATGCCTATTGGTCTATGCTGACTTCGTTCATTGTCAAAAATATCAGTGGACAATACAAGTACTCCTCTCTGGGAATTATATGGCAAATATTGACTCCATTTATTACGGTTATACTGTTCTACGGAGTATTTACTTCCTTAAGACTTACAACAGATGAAAATTATTGGTTATTGCTTTGTTCAGGGCTATTCGTTTTTGAATTTATTAACCGTTCAATCAATAGCGGATCAATGTGTATAATAAACAATGCATCAATAATAAAAAAAGTAAGATTTCCTCGTGAACTGATTCCGATTTCATTTGTTCTGAGTTCATTATTGACGATGGTCATTACGTATTCTTTGGTGATAATAATCTCAATAATTGTAAAATGTGAATTGAATCTGTATGCATTGATTTTACTAATTCCAATTACATTAATAACTACAACATTCACTATCGGGCTCACTCTATTATTATCTTCGATATGCGTATATGTAAGAGATTTTGCATATGCGATAAATGCAGGATCAAGATTATTGTTCTGGATAACTCCGGTACTGTATACTGTTTCATCTATCGAGGGGGCGTTATCAATAATCATATGGATTAACCCAATAACTCCATTCGTTACCATTTTTCAAACGATAATATATTATGGGGAATTGCCTAGTGTATTA
The sequence above is a segment of the methanogenic archaeon ISO4-H5 genome. Coding sequences within it:
- a CDS encoding polysaccharide/polyol phosphate ABC transporter permease protein, translating into MKPSDDAYWSMLTSFIVKNISGQYKYSSLGIIWQILTPFITVILFYGVFTSLRLTTDENYWLLLCSGLFVFEFINRSINSGSMCIINNASIIKKVRFPRELIPISFVLSSLLTMVITYSLVIIISIIVKCELNLYALILLIPITLITTTFTIGLTLLLSSICVYVRDFAYAINAGSRLLFWITPVLYTVSSIEGALSIIIWINPITPFVTIFQTIIYYGELPSVLLSMYCVGLSIILMLLGWIVFKKLNRGFMERL